The region TGCTAAGTATTTGGGATTTGGAAGCATACCTTCATTGAAGAAATTGGGAAtcccctcctcctctgcctcggaGCCCTCACCGGCCAGCAACCAAAAGCGGTTCCCGGCCGGCGAGAACCCTACTGGCGGCGGGAAAGGGCAAGGAGGCGAGACGAGCGCCTCGGGAAGCGAGGGGAGCGACGAGGGAGAGTTGTTGGAGTCACCGGCGTCCTCCTGCGTCTTGGCGTCGCCATCACCACCATCTCTTCCTCCTCGTCCTACTCGATCTCGATCGGAACCCATCTGGATCCCAGGGCTGGACCCCCCACCACCACCGCCTGCGGAGGCGCCTGCGGTCCCGCCTGCGGCTGCATCGACGGCGGCACCACCTGCGGCTGCATCGGCGGCGGCGCTCTTGGCTGAATCAGGCGATAGCGGAGGGAGCGGAACACCTTTCACTTTTTCCGCTGCTCCGGATCCAGCGATTCCGCCTCCAGCATCGCCCAGAGGAGCACCCCCATCGCCGGCTGCCGGTCGTAGTTGGGGAAGCAGCGAAGGGTCTCTTCCCCCCTGAGCATATCTCTCACCATCTCGGAGGCGTCGTTGAGGGCCTTCGCCATCGGGAACCACCGGTCGATCTCTTGGAGCCTCCCCATCAGCACCTCGTCGCCGGCCGCCAGCGCCCACATCTGCTGCTGGCGCGTCGTCATCGAACCCTAACTCTGTGGGCTGCGCGTCGCGGAGGCGATTTTGGATCGGATCTACGAGAGGGGGAGTGGTGGAGGAAGTGGAGAAGAGCCGATGCGTCAGCCAGATaacccctctcccctccccctcgtCGCCATTAATCACCTCAGGAACCGCCACCAGCGCGCCCCACCCGTCAGCCATCGCAAAGCGTGCCAAGTGGCAGGGGAACACCACCATCCGACCCATCCTGATCGACCGGTGGCCAAGCGCCAGCAGCAGATGTAGAAGGTTGGGAACGTAGTCACAGCGAACTCGCAGCTCACGCGAGATGCGTGTGTCGCACGAGAAGCGTGAGTCGCACGGGAACATCCAGGCCATCCTCTCCAAAAAAAAAAGGACAACCTTAGTAGTAGTAGCTACTAAGGTGATGGATGCTTTGTCATCATGAATCCTAAAGAAAAGGGTGAGTCAACTCAATCAGGGTCATGTGCAGGGAGGGAGCAGTTCCACGTCATGATCCTGCCTGCGTGCGTGGGGATCGATgatggaaaaacaaaaaacaacTGCACCGGGAGATCAGTTTGCACTAGTGCACTCCAGAGTTATGACCTTTTTCTGCCCATGAGAAGCCTCTTCTCCACCTCTAGCCCACAGGCCAAATCTCTCCGTCTCTGACTTCCTGCTCCGTTCTTGGTCTTCTTCCTTTGGGGAGGAGGAGTAAGCATGGGCAACGAGTTGTGAGTTCCTTCCGTTTCTATTTTCGCGCCTGGTTTTGTTTCCGTGTATGTACATTTCCCGTTAATTGCCTGGTTGTTCTGCTCTGGTGAACTGAAAAATGCTGCTCTTGTCCTGACCTGGGTGCAGCGACTACCTGTTCAAGCTCCTCCTGATCGGCGACTCCTCCGTCGGCAAGTCCTGCTTCCTCCTCCGTTTCTCCGTGAGTTTCTTGGTACCACTACTCCTTGGCAATGTGGGTGGGTGGAGTGGACTGACCAATGGCGCCGTCTTCCTTCTCAAGATCGCGCATAATGGCATGGTCCTGATTTTCTTGTGATTTTTCTTCTTCATCCAGGACGATTCGTATGTGGACAGCTACATTAGCACCATCGGCGTTGACTTTGTGAGCCTTGATGATTCTCTCTCGCTACTTAGTACTGTACGCACTTTCTCATCCTATGTTTGGTTCCATTGATTGATTGATGATGCACGTGTGCAGAAAATCCGCACTCTCGAGATGGATGGGAAGACCATCAAACTGCAGATTGTAAGTGATTAATCCCTATTCTTCTTCACAAGTTTGCCTCTCCTTCAAAGTTTGCTATCACGTAAGGGATATGTTGTCACCTGCAATCGTCAACTTTTTGTGTATTGGAAATGAACTGGTTCCCCATCAAACCCCTGCATCACAAACATACAAACTGCATTCCACTGCCGGTGGAAACAATTGCACAAAGCAGAAACCGTAATGCTCGCAGTCTCATCTCATATCAGTACCTCTTTGCATTCACAACAGTGGGACACAGCAGGACAGGAGCGGTTCAGAACCATCACAAGCAGCTACTACCGAGGGGCTCACGGCATCATCGTAAGTTTCATCTCTCCACCtgtaaaacaacaacaaaaaattccCAGCTTTTACCCACCGCAATTCAGCAAGCGTTTCGTTTCCTTGAGTTGTATCCAGATTGTCTATGACATCACGGACATGGAGAGCTTCAACAATGTCAAGCAATGGCTGAGCGAGATCGACAAGTACGCCAACGACAGTGTGCGCAAGCTTCTTGTTGGTAACAAGTGTGATCTGGCTGAGAGCAGGGTCGTCGATACTGCCGTAGCACAGGTCACTTTTCCAACTACCCTCTTGCACTCGAGATACTGACTTATAAACTAGGCTATGTCTCCATACCCTGTGGAAAATGAATCAATTCCTCATTTGTCGATGCCGATATTGTTTTGTTGCATATTTTGTTAAGCTCAATGCCAATGCGCAATGCAAACCATTGCAGGCCTATGCTGATGAGATGGGTATTCCTTTCCTAGAGACAAGTGCTAAAGAATCCATCAATGTTGAAGAGGCCTTTTTGGCAATGTCTGCAGCAATCAAGAAGAGGTAGAGGAGCAAATGAACTTCCACACTATTACTTTCTGTTATTTGGAATGCTTAtgctgatgaaacttgtgtgtctgATCCACAGCAAAGCTGGAGGCCTGGAGAGGAAGGCCTCTAATCTGGTGCAGATGAAAGGCCAGCCAAttcagcagcagcagcacaagcaGAAGAGCAGCTGCTGTTCAACATGACCCGAGATCGGACTTGTGGGAGGGTAAGGCATCCCAGCAGCACAGCTAGCTTCCAGGAATCAGGATGAAAATGGCATCTGCCAAATGTGAACTTATTACTTCTTTCCCTTTTGGAACACATTTTTAGCTAGCTGCAAACTGTATCAGTAAGCGAGTTCGCATGTTCGTATCGATCTTTCACTGGAGCAACATATGTCGAAATCATGTCAGGAAACTCTGCGATTTCGGTGGTTCTCTAATCAGCACGACAACCAGAGTTATACCATATCAACCATATTGCAATCTGCTAACTGGACAATTTACGTATGCAAAAGCTTGTACAGATACAGATACAGATgcagttttttttttgagggatacAGATACAGATACAGATGcagattttttttttgagggatacAGATACAGATACAGATGCAGATTTTGTTTGTACTTTTTTACATCATGAAGTGGCAGACACATCACACAAGGCTATGAGACGTCCTTGCAAGGTCGCCTTGTCGAACTCAAATCGGAACTAGGAGATAACTTGGATAGGTCGGTCGTTCAGGCTACACGAGTACTCCTCTCCATGGTCAGCTGGAGGGGAAAGTGCGGTAACATCATGCAATCTGCGAATAGTCCAATCTGAAAGATGATGAATCTACATATGAAAAAAGCATGTACATCGACAGATGCTgatcttctttttcctttttacaACATGAAGTGGCACACATAAGGTTATGTGAGTTCCATAAAGGGTAGCCTTGTTGAACTCAAACCCGAACTGGCGAGCTAGCTTGATAGGTTGGTTGTTTAGGCTAGAAGTAGTAGTCACTCTCCATGGTTCGCTGGAAGGGAAATTGTGGCATCATCATGTTGCTGCTAGTGTCCAGAATCCCGCTCTGCTCAATTATCTGCAGAAACAAGATCAAGACATTAAAAATAATGTTGGTCTGATTAAAAATGTTGTTATGTTAGGTCCCTCTTGCTGCAGCAGGGCTGCACTAACTAGAATACCAGCGTAGAGGGATGCAAAGTACTGAACCACTTGCATCCCTGAAGCATATCCAAAACTACTTTTTGCCAGCAAATATGTAGGTCCATGGTTATAAAATATAAAAGACCAGCAataatattttctactccctctgtcccaaaaagcATGTCTTACATTTATCTAgacacggatgtatctaatactattcATATAGTCGATTTCCCTGCTTTTTTTTTACCGTGTCTGGTTAATTCTAAATGCTAAAACTGATCTGAACGCTATCCTAAAATCAAAAGGTAACATCTCAAATAGTGCAGTTTCTTTTAAATGAATCTGGGTTAGAGTATAGTACCCTTTCTTGAAGTATGTCGTTGGCAGCCTTGAGTATGCCTTCCTGCAAAACAGAGGCACAAAAGGACACCGGTGAAGGGAATTGCTGTGCTCATCTTTCTACAAGCAAGTTCAAAAAAATCTCATTAGAGGAATAAAATTTCGTGTGGAGCCGACCTTGGTCTTGAGCATCTCAATCTCCCTAGATATGATCTGCATCTACTCAGCAGAAAGGGGCAGTATATTAAAAATAATCATTTCTGAAAAGATTTTAGTTTGCGCAGAGAAGGAGATATAGCTTACTTTTGTATAGCGGATATTGTGTACCCAAATTTCAAGGTTACTCTCCAGGGTTTGCAGCTCATTGAGATTCATGTGGTTTATATCATTCTCTCCATACATGTACCTGCATGGATGTGCTTACTTTTATCAATCAGTATTGTGCTCAATACTATACTTGTATGTTACACCTTCATAATATTTCAAACCTTTCTAATGGAATCTTGCCAGTTTAATATGGAGCATCAGCCTGTATTGCCAAGCCATGTGCTACTACTTCTCAATTTATTATATTTTATAACACCTCTTAAAAAACTAATAATTTGATGCCAATAGTAAACTGTTGGTGTATCACGAAAGATAATTGTCCTTTTTAATGGACTCTTCCTAATTGGCATAGCACAAAGGGTAAGTATGTCGTCATTCAAGCATAAGTTAACAAAGTTGTGCCAGTTGCTCAGACAGAAGACATGAAATTGCTTCaccatttacatataaatataACACAGCTGATTACCTTAAGCCCTTTTGAAGCAAGTCAATTTCTTGCCTTAAGAGTAGTACCTCTTGCTGTATTACCTGCAATGAGAGAGGAATGCCAGCACCTCAATAGAATTAGATGTAGAAGTAACTTtgcatattactccctccgtc is a window of Triticum dicoccoides isolate Atlit2015 ecotype Zavitan chromosome 2B, WEW_v2.0, whole genome shotgun sequence DNA encoding:
- the LOC119364375 gene encoding GTP-binding protein YPTM1, giving the protein MGNEFDYLFKLLLIGDSSVGKSCFLLRFSDDSYVDSYISTIGVDFKIRTLEMDGKTIKLQIWDTAGQERFRTITSSYYRGAHGIIIVYDITDMESFNNVKQWLSEIDKYANDSVRKLLVGNKCDLAESRVVDTAVAQAYADEMGIPFLETSAKESINVEEAFLAMSAAIKKSKAGGLERKASNLVQMKGQPIQQQQHKQKSSCCST
- the LOC119364376 gene encoding MADS-box transcription factor 26-like isoform X2, with product MARGKVQMRRIENPVHRQVTFCKRRMGLLKKAKELSVLCDADIGVMVFSPHGKVYELATNGNMQGLIERYKGSNTEAHGESSEQNKPEVIQQEVLLLRQEIDLLQKGLRYMYGENDINHMNLNELQTLESNLEIWVHNIRYTKMQIISREIEMLKTKEGILKAANDILQERIIEQSGILDTSSNMMMPQFPFQRTMESDYYF
- the LOC119364376 gene encoding MADS-box transcription factor 26-like isoform X4, which gives rise to MARGKVQMRRIENPVHRQVTFCKRRMGLLKKAKELSVLCDADIGVMVFSPHGKVYELATNGNMQGLIERYKGSNTEAHGESSEQNKPEVIQQEVLLLRQEIDLLQKGLRYMYGENDINHMNLNELQTLESNLEIWVHNIRYTKKDEHSNSLHRCPFVPLFCRKAYSRLPTTYFKKG